One Ochotona princeps isolate mOchPri1 chromosome 12, mOchPri1.hap1, whole genome shotgun sequence genomic window, GCTAAACTCCACCTATTCAAAGGGACACgggcatgtttaaaaaaatgtgtccGGAGCAGAGCATCTTGTGTGAAGTGTGAGAAGCCGTGGCTTGGGGAGCTGAcgaagggggagggagggttgTGCTGTGCCGTGAGCCAGGTCGGTGAGGTGGACCGCTGCGTGCCGAGACGCTAGTGGCCGGGGCCGGGCTGTGCCTGCGCTGTCTGCTCAGGTGCCCGGCTGACCGGCCCGTGGCCCGTGTCCCCGCAGCATGGTGTTCGGGAGCCAGCTGGACATCCACACGGGCGGGGTTGACCTGGCCTTCCCGCATCATGAGAATGAGATTGCACAAAGCGAAGTCTTCCACCAGTGCAGCCAGTGGGGCAATTACTTCCTGCATTCTGGTAGGTGCGGATGCCAGGGAGCTGGCGCCATGCCCGCCCCATCCGAGCCTGCAGCCGAGGGGTCCCTTTGCTGCAGGAGTCAGCCGGGTACGGCTGTCgaacctggtgctgtggcctcacTTTCCTGACATTGTCACAGTTATATAGTGAATGCTTTGGTATGCTTGGTGTGAGTGATGTGACCCCAGACAGGCGAGCTGAGGTGCCTTTTCGGGAGGTACCAGTTCCAGGAAACTAGGCCGAGGAGCGCcctggagctggaagtggaggacAGCGGTTATGGGCCTCAGAGTGGGAGGCTTGTGGGGCACAGTCCAGGATGGACCCCGGCCTTCCTCTCGTcctttatacacacatacacctagTCTCAGCTGTTGGCTGGGGCCCCGTGTCCTTGTCCCTGAGGGTGCACTGGCACTGGACAGAGAGTAAACAGGTGTTTGCATGGTGCTGAGGCCGGGGAAGGCGCGGGCCTGTGGTGTGGTGTGCACACGTGTAACACTGTTACAAGTACACTGCATGGGTATACTCGCGTCAGAACCCACCTCAGAATGTCATGGGTATGTGAGCAATGGCAGGAAGTGCACCTGTTAGAGAGATGTCCGCATGTGCTGGGCACACGTGTGTTACAGAGCCCACACTGTGCCTGTGTGGCTGTGCACCTGTTAGAGAGATGTCCGCATGTGCCTGTCTCAAAGCTCCCAGTGGCGCAGCCCTGCGCCTAGGGGTTGGGTATGCAGGTTCTAGAATGTGATTCCCTAAGGACTTCCTGTGGAGACGGAAGTCCCAGTCCCAGGctggcctgcagctgccctgcGCCTAGGCCCTGGGAGGAGGCTTGGCCCTGCCCTTCCCGGCCACCTAGGGCACGCCCTCCTCCCCCCATTCCACCGAAcgcttctgttttcatttcaggGCATTTGcacgtgaaaggcagagaggaaaaaatgTCCAAATCGTTGAAGAACTACGTCACTATTAAGGTAGCTATGATGCCCGTGTTCCTGTTaaggtgggtgccttggcctgtgGTCGCCCATGCCTGGCTGGCTGGGCCTTGTGGGTGCTGGCGCCCTCCGAGAACCACAGGACCCTATCACTAGTGGCTCTGACCTCACCTTGGCCTGTGGTCGCCCATGTCTGGCTGGCTGGGCCTTGTGGGTGCTGGCGCCCTCCGAGAACCACAGGACCCTATCACTAGTGGTTCTGACCTCACCTTGCTCTTCTCTTGTCCCCACACCCTGGGTGGGGGTGGCCCAAGTCACGGCACCACctgtgccaggagtcaggaggccgTGGGGAGCGGTTCCCAAAGCTGCAGCTCGTGGCGAGGCACACAGGTCTCTTGGAGTGTGCCAGAGGCTGGGGGATGCAGGGCTCCTGGGGCGGGCTCTTAGTGTGAGGGCGGAGCCCCAGCCACACCCCTGCTGGGAGGGATGGGGGTGAGGGGCTCTCCCCGGGAAATGCTTGAAAAATCGGAGGGCAGCTTTGGGATGCAGGGGCCCTGGGAGCCGCGGGGTGTAGTGGCAGAGACGGGTGCAGCTGTGGCCCCCCGGGGTGCTGGCTGCCCTCAGGTGGCCCAGAGTCTCTAAGAGGGCCTCTCCCTGCATCTCTCTGTCTATGCGTCCTCCTCCGCTCTGAGTGGGGGCTTGTGTGCAGCCGGGGCAGGGAGGCAACGCAGAGCCTGGGCCGGGGGGCTCAGAATCCCGCCTTCTGCCAGTGAGCGGGGCCAGGCTCTGGGCCCCACCTGAGCCTGGGCGACCCCCGCCGTGACTGCCCCGGAGAATCCGAGCTGCCCCTCCTCAGCACGGGCCAGTCGCTGTCCCTGACTCACACTGTCCCTGACGGTGCCATGGTAGCACCGTCCTCACTCCCCAGGGGTTTGGGCTGGCAGGGCCGAGAGCTGCCTTGTCTCTAAGCTCCCTTGCACGCAGAGATGGGGCAGAGGGGACAGACAGGTTCCTGGGGACGAAGCAAGGCTCCCTGGGAAGTGGGGTCTTGGGGACACAggtctgtccccctctgccctccccaggaCTTCCTGCGCACCTTCTCCCCAGATGTCTTCCGGCTGTTCTGTGTGCGAAGCAACTACCGCTCAGGTGAGCTGGGCCTACCTGTGCCGCTGCCCCTCCATGCCCGGtgcctccttcccctgccccctcctgccccacacATCCAGGTCGGCCCCCATGCTGTCGCCAGCAtcccctgctggttcaccccacatgCTCCTGCACGGTGGGGGCAATGGCGGTTTGttgccaggaagctgggagggtGGAGCTGTGGTCGCCCTGTGGGATGGCTCCCTGCCTGGCTTCCCGGAGGAGTGAGGCTGGGCCCACGGATGCTGCTGCCCTTCTTAGTACCTCTCGCCCTCAGCTGTggactacagcagcagcagcatgctgGACGCCCAGCACCTGCTACTGCGGCTGGCCGCCTTCGTGGAAGACTCGCGTGCCTACATGAAGGGGCAGCTGGCGGGCGGCGCAGTGGGGGAGGCCGCGCTGTGGGAGAGGTAAGGCTGCCGGGCCCTGGGTGATCCTCAGCTCACCaggctgctgggcctggctccaCGTACCCATAGATGCAAGCAGCAGCTGGGTGGGTGCTGGCACTGACAGAGAGCAGTGTCCCTGTTCCTTCACGTGGGGAGGGGCTGTGTCCCTCGGAAGTCAGCAGCACCAATAGCTGTGTTGGTCAGAGCTGCGCCAGGGGCACCAACCAAGATGAAGGGGGCGGGCTCACAGTGCCCGCTGCAGGCAGACGTGACTGCTGGCCTCTGGAGGATGCTGGCTCTTCTGAGTGTGTCTGATGGTGGAGGTGGAGAAATGGGATGTGGCCAGAGGTGGCCCGTGTGGGGACCGGTGCTGATACCTTCGGGGCAGTAGGGGCGGGCAGGTGGTGGCCAGAGGTGGCCCGTGTGGGGACCGGTGCTGACCCACTCAGGGCAGCAGGGGCGGGCAGGCGGGTGAGGAGCACACCCACTCGCGCAGGGATGTGGGAACTGCAGGTGGTCACCCTCTGAGCCCAGGACCCCACACTGTTGCTCAGGGTGGCTTGGACGCCTCTCGCTGTGCAGGGAACAGGGTTCCTCGGAACAGCCACAGAGGCATGGCAGGCCAACTCAAGGCCAGCCCATCTGTGCCCgcacccctcccctgccacaCCTGCTCCCCCAGGCCGCACAGCAGGTTGTGTGGGGCCTCCTGCAGTGGTTGGTCAGAGGACAGAGGGTTGCTTGGGGTCTCCAGGCAGCCCCGCCTCCTGCCATAGCTTCCCTCCTCCCTGGACTCTGTCCAGGTCCCCTATGAGGGTGGCAGTCCCtggggccatcactgctgtctcccggTGTGcgtggcaggaagctgaggtgagggccccaggggccaggggccactCCCTGGTGCAGCCTCCATGCTTGGCTGGTGAGAGTGCCGCTTGCTCTGTGGGTCTGAAGTCGTCAGAAGCCTGGCCTCGGCGTGTGCTTCTACCAGccacctgctctttttttttttttttttaaagatttatttttattacagtcagatatacacagaggaggagagacagagaggaagatcttccgtctgatgattcactccctaagtgaccgcaacgggctgatgcacaccgatccgatgcagggaaccaggaacctcttccgggtctcccacgcgggtgcggtgtcccaacgcattgggccgtcctcgactgctttcccagggcacaagcagggagctggatgggaagcggagctgccgggattagaaccggcgcccatatgggatcccggggcattcaaggcgaagactttagccgctaggccacgccgctgggccccagccacctgctCTTTGGTCTCCTGACAGGCTGCCAGCAGGCGGTGACTGCTCCCTGTGAGACTCAGCATAATTGGGACGGGTCTCTGAGTTACAGTCCCTGGCCCACATTCAGCGCTGAGGCACagatggcagagctggcatcacatgtgggcactgttccacttccaatccagctccctgctaatgacctaggaaagtggcagaggacggCAGGGTGTTTGggcgcctgcacccacatggaggcctGGAGGGAGTTTGTTCTGGCTCTGGACTGGTGCAGAcctggctgtcgcagccacttAGTGAACCGCACATGGCTGCTCTCCACCACCACCCCTATAACCCTGCCATTCACAGAAACAGATCTTAACGATTAGGAAACCCCCTCAGGAGGTTTGTGCAGCCGGGCTGGCCAGGCCGTGACCTGTCAACTCGTGTTTCCGCAGGCTCAGCCGCGTGCCAGGGGTCGTGAGGGCGGCGCTAGCCGATGACTTCGACACGCCCCGGGCCGTGGGGGCTGTGCTGGACCTTGTACACCACGCGAGCAGAGAGCTCAGGGCGGCCGCCAAGGTAAGGCCGGCTCAGCACCTCACTGCCTCGGCCTGGGGGCTCAGGGCCGAGGCTGCAGGCGGGCAGGCGTCCGTCCTGCATGGTTCCTAAGCCTGTGCCTCACTTCCTAGCCCAGGAGCCCCATGCAGAAGTGCCTATGGGAGGCGCTGCATCTTGGAGGGACTTGGTGGCACGGGAGCTGGCTGCTGAGGCGCCTGGGTGGTGACACCCTTGCCCCGCACCTCCTTGGCCCCAAGGGCAGCCCCTTGGGTGCGTCCCCATCTGCTGTCTGCTGTGGTAACTCCCGGTTACCCCCAAGGCAGGACCGAGCTGGTGCCCCGCTGCTGAGGGCACCTGGGAGTGTCCTGCGTCTGCTTGGCCCAGGACATGGGCCGTTGGGGCCTTGCCCTCAGGGTGGCCATGAGGGTTCTGGTCCAGACCTTCCTCCGCTGTCAGGGCTGCCCAGCTCCTCCCTGGCCATGTGCCATTCTCTGGGCCCGAGTGACCTGTAGGTGGGTGACAGGTGCATGGGGCGCCAGTCCAGGTGAGTGGGCAGAGAGGGTCCAGCTCCCACGGTGGCCAGCAGGGGtgggcccagggccaggctgtcccagccctgctctccaCCCCCCGTAGGTAGTCAGGGGCAGAGCCTCGGACTATGGCTCCCACAGCTTTCCCTCAAGCTCTGGCCCTCCACCCCAGGACCCCAGGATCGGGGCTCACCCGGCAGAGGCTTCCACTCCTGGAGCCCTGCTCCCGCCACCTTCCCTTCGCTACCCTGGGAACTGCACCCCGTCACTGGTGGAGAAGCCCAGCTGTCCTGCCcatgtcacaggtgggcagcccAAGCCCTGGCCTCCAGCCTGTGGCCAGCCATATCAGGCCATTTGCTCTGCCCTGTCCTCGACTTCCTTCATATACTCAGAGCTGGCGGCTGTTTCCAAACGTTTAAATTAGGGCttataaaaaagtttttttaaatttaaattagttCACCTGAGGGGATGTTACACAAAGAGGAcggagatcttgcatccactagctcactccccagacggctaccatggccaggctgggccaggctgggccaggagctccaccgggtttcccacacgtgtTCAGGGGCCCtggcactgctctcccaggtgccagCTGTGTGCCCTGTCTTCCAGGACCCCAGTGGCCCCCGGAGTCCTGCGGTGCTGGGTGCCATCGTGTCCTACGTGGAAGAGTTTTTTGCGACTGTTGGGATTTCCCTAACGGATCAGCAGGTGCGCCGTCTCCTGTGTGTGCTTAGCTCTGGGGTGCCCACACCCCACGTGCAGGGCCCCCTTTGTAGCCGTTTATGGAAGACACTTTTCCTGAAATCCACGTCCTGGCACTGCACTGTGCACTGACCGACTTGGAGTGGCCCAGGCACCACACTGTACCCACTGCATCTCTGACCCTCTCAGTGCCCAGGGCCCACGGGCAGCAAGGGAAGCCCCCTGTAGACTGGCTGCTGGCCTCCTTCCCCTCAGGGGTCCCTGCTGTTCCTGTGGGATGCACGTCCCAGCATCCCCACCTACTTGCTCTGTCCCCTTCTGCTACTGCCTGGTGATGCCTGCCTGGGCCCCTCAATGGGTGGGGTGGCTGTATGTTGCCACAGCTTCCCACCTTGAccaacccagatgtccacagcTACAGGGATGCAGGACCTTGCTGTGTTCCCTCAGTGTGGAGACCCCTCCCCAGCAGGGCTGCCCCTTGGGTGTCCATGTGCACCCCGAGGTCACTTCGCTCTGCTGCAGCCTGCAGAGGCCATCCTGTGTGTTCCTGAGGCGGAGGCCTGGGGCTGGCTTGTGACTGGACACTGGTGCCGTTCCCTGCTTGTCCCTCTGCCCAGGCCCGGGACCAGCCCTGCTCTTGCATATGTGGCTGTGTCTGAGTGGGGCCTCTGGGGTCCAGTGTGTTGCAGGAGACACCAGCTCGACCACGCTGCGCGGCGTGGTAGAAGAGCTGCTGCAGTTCCGGCTGAAGGTCCGGCAGTTGGCGCTGGCCACACCTGACACTGGTGGGGAGGCCCGGCGGCCCCTGCTGGAGGCCTGCGATGAGCTGCGCCGGAACCTGGCTGCCCACGGCATCAGCATCAAGGTGAGCCTGGGCCTGCTGCTGGGGTGCCAGGCTCAGCGGGGAGGACCAGGCCCTGCTTGCACGCACtcgctcgcacacacacacatacacaggtgcTCCTGTCGTCTGGCGAGGTGGCATCCTATGAGTGAGGGGCGAGCGCCCATCTGCTCACAGGACCTCCTTGTCCCCCCAGGACAGAAGTAGCACAGTGTCCACGTGGGAGCTGCTGGACCCAAGGATGAGACAGCAGAAGCCGGGGGGCTGAGGCAGCAGGGCGGGACGTCCTGGTGCAGTTGTTGGCAGTAACAATAAATGCATGGGCGCTGTCTGCTGTCTGGGCCTCCCCGTGCAGTGCCAGGCCTCGTGCTCCGATCGGCAACGTGGGGTCCCCCAGGGAGACGTCCGATGAGCTGTACCTGGTGGCGACAGAGGGTCGGAACCAGGATATAGAGGCTGGATGGCTGGAGGGGCTCCTGTGCAGGTGGGGCCTGGTGGTGCCCTTGAACACCTTGCCCACGTAATAGGTGCAACACCAGGTGTAAAACGAGCAGGCAAGAGGCAGGTAACCCCGCCTGCCCCCCACCTTGGTGGATGAGTGTGAGTGTGGCCAGTGTCTTTGCACACTGGTGACCCTGAGAGCCCTGGCACTCCCAAGCcacagggagggcaggaggaccCAAGCTCCCCACTGGATGTGTTaaggggagtggggctgctgagcAATGGCAGGTGGGGCCGGCTTACACATGTGCATCGGGGAAGCCATGCGGCCGGGTGAGGCAGCCTGACCACTGGCCCACACCGCCCTGTCCTCCACAAGCAAGTGGCTATTTCGCCTCCATCCAAGTTATGGCGGCCAGCCGGGGGGCGCCCAGGCCCCTGCGCCTCACCCCCAGTGCCCCACCATGTCCTTGCTCACACCTCAGTGACCTAGACCGGTCTCCTGGGAGGCACCGGGATTCAGATGTCCTCCGGCATGGAGCCACGGCAATGTCTCGGGGTGAACTGAGAGCCAGGCGTCCCCCTTTCCAGCCAGGTGCAGCCAGCGTTTCCGAGTTCCGGCTTGTCCTGCTGCTGAGCGTCTGCGTAGTGAACTGGCGACAGGAAGTAAGAGGGCCGCCACCTACTGGTGCCTCCAAAGAACAGAATGCTCTTTTCTCTAAGCCTTGACTGCTGGCTTCCCCACGGGGTGGAGCCCAGGGGTCTTTGCAGCAGCACGCCCTCTTGGCCTTGTCACTGTGCCACGGGCCGAAGCTTCTCACCATCCCTTTCCGGGGCTGCCTCCACCCACTGCGCCCAGCCAACCTGACCTGTGCCCCCTCTCCCAAGCCATCACTAgtcctggccaggccctggctccACGGCCCCAGGCTGGTCCAGCGTGGGCTATACTGTGTCGATTGCTGAGGACAGAGCACCCTGCCACCCCTGAGGCCATGTCCCTCCCTCCTCGGGGCTGCCCCATCTCCACGAGAGCTTCCCAGGCGAACACATCAGATTTATTTTGCAACACTTGGGAAGTCCCCACAAGCACTGGCACCCGCTCCTGCTCAGCGGTCTTTTGCTGGGTCCTGGGTGCCCAGACAGCTGGGTGGAGGGGTGGGCACAGGCCCTCAGCCGCAGGAAGTCTGTGTTAGTGTCACGTGAGCTGTGCTGACACACTGTACGCAGTGCGATGGTGGGCTCAGCCCCGTGACGCCCCTCATAGGCCGCCAggagccctggcacccacatgggctcaggtCTCGAAGAGCTCCCTGAAGGCGGACCCCACCTCGGCGATGAGGTCGGTGGTCGTGGTGGAGCGGCCGTGTTTCTGGAAGGCCTGGCGGTTGCACTGCCTGGTGAGGGTGCAGGCCCCAAGGGCGGCCAGCAGGAGCGGGTTGGAGCTGCAAGGGGAAGGGTATCGGTGAGAAGCCGGGGAAAGGCACCCTAGGTCTGGGGACATGTCTGTAGGGAAGGTGGAGCCACCCGAGCTGTATGGGgtgggggacacacacacacctgacacaTTCCTGCTGTCACTGTGACAGacatgctgggggtggggagagcttgAGGGATTCCCCATGCCTGCCCAGGGACTCCCCCGCCACTGCCCGCTTCAAGTCCACATGGACATGCCCATATTGGGCGGTGGTCCTGACGTGTGTGTCCCAGCTTTAGCCCACCACAGGTGGGCCAAGGCTACCAGAGGACAGGCACTTCCTGCACCAGCACGTGTGGCCACAGGGTCACTGTGGCGTGTCCCTAGTCTGAGAACTACAGGGTCCACGGCCCAGGCCGCCACTGGCAGTGGACAGTGGACACGCCTTCAGTGTGGGCTTCATGTGGTGGACTCTGGGGCCCACGGACTAACCCTTGTGGGAGCTACAGACCCCCTTGCAGTCAGAGAGTCTTGGGGACCCGGGAGGTCATGCCTTACCCGTTTGTTTTCTCGGGTCCAGCGAGGAGCGCCCAGTGCACCAGAACGCCCAGTGAGCCGGACAGGAGGTCTCCTTGCCCCCCGCACCTGCGGCCGCTGCCTTCGTGGCTGCACACGAGCACTGCGGAGCCACAGATAAACACGTTATACATCATCCACACTTCCTCCCTGCCTGCTCCAGCTCACGGAGGAGGAAGCCTGCAGCTGCTTTCCCACCACATGCTACACCCGTGTATGCCTGTGTCAATCACACAAGTGTCACTTGTGAAAACCAGGC contains:
- the CARS2 gene encoding probable cysteine--tRNA ligase, mitochondrial isoform X2; this encodes MVRPCAHGLARLLRAVPGVCPSARAASGGRRRAWQQPAGRDTGVQVYNSRTGRKEPLVVARADSTSCCGPTVYDHAHLGHACSYVRFDVIRRVLTKVFGCNIVMAMGITDVDDKIITRANEMQISPVALATLYEEGFKQDMAALKVLPPTVYLRVTENIPRIVAFIQGIVARGHAYPTAQGNVYFDLRSIGDKYGTLVAEVPAAATEPADADKRHAADFALWKAAKPREVCWASPWGSGRPGWHIECSAVASMVFGSQLDIHTGGVDLAFPHHENEIAQSEVFHQCSQWGNYFLHSGHLHVKGREEKMSKSLKNYVTIKDFLRTFSPDVFRLFCVRSNYRSAVDYSSSSMLDAQHLLLRLAAFVEDSRAYMKGQLAGGAVGEAALWERLSRVPGVVRAALADDFDTPRAVGAVLDLVHHASRELRAAAKDPSGPRSPAVLGAIVSYVEEFFATVGISLTDQQCVAGDTSSTTLRGVVEELLQFRLKVRQLALATPDTGGEARRPLLEACDELRRNLAAHGISIKDRSSTVSTWELLDPRMRQQKPGG
- the CARS2 gene encoding probable cysteine--tRNA ligase, mitochondrial isoform X3, whose amino-acid sequence is MVRPCAHGLARLLRAVPGVCPSARAASGGRRRAWQQPAGRDTGVQVYNSRTGRKEPLVVARADSTSWYSCGPTVYDHAHLGHACSYVRFDVIRRVLTKVFGCNIVMAMGITDVDDKIITRANEMQISPVALATLYEEGFKQDMAALKVLPPTVYLRVTENIPRIVAFIQGIVARGHAYPTAQGNVYFDLRSIGDKYGTLVAEVPAAATEPADADKRHAADFALWKAAKPREVCWASPWGSGRPGWHIECSAVASMVFGSQLDIHTGGVDLAFPHHENEIAQSEVFHQCSQWGNYFLHSGHLHVKGREEKMSKSLKNYVTIKDFLRTFSPDVFRLFCVRSNYRSAVDYSSSSMLDAQHLLLRLAAFVEDSRAYMKGQLAGGAVGEAALWERLSRVPGVVRAALADDFDTPRAVGAVLDLVHHASRELRAAAKDPSGPRSPAVLGAIVSYVEEFFATVGISLTDQQCVAGDTSSTTLRGVVEELLQFRLKVRQLALATPDTGGEARRPLLEACDELRRNLAAHGISIKK
- the CARS2 gene encoding probable cysteine--tRNA ligase, mitochondrial isoform X1, whose product is MVRPCAHGLARLLRAVPGVCPSARAASGGRRRAWQQPAGRDTGVQVYNSRTGRKEPLVVARADSTSWYSCGPTVYDHAHLGHACSYVRFDVIRRVLTKVFGCNIVMAMGITDVDDKIITRANEMQISPVALATLYEEGFKQDMAALKVLPPTVYLRVTENIPRIVAFIQGIVARGHAYPTAQGNVYFDLRSIGDKYGTLVAEVPAAATEPADADKRHAADFALWKAAKPREVCWASPWGSGRPGWHIECSAVASMVFGSQLDIHTGGVDLAFPHHENEIAQSEVFHQCSQWGNYFLHSGHLHVKGREEKMSKSLKNYVTIKDFLRTFSPDVFRLFCVRSNYRSAVDYSSSSMLDAQHLLLRLAAFVEDSRAYMKGQLAGGAVGEAALWERLSRVPGVVRAALADDFDTPRAVGAVLDLVHHASRELRAAAKDPSGPRSPAVLGAIVSYVEEFFATVGISLTDQQCVAGDTSSTTLRGVVEELLQFRLKVRQLALATPDTGGEARRPLLEACDELRRNLAAHGISIKDRSSTVSTWELLDPRMRQQKPGG